A portion of the Drosophila innubila isolate TH190305 chromosome 3L unlocalized genomic scaffold, UK_Dinn_1.0 0_D_3L, whole genome shotgun sequence genome contains these proteins:
- the LOC117786472 gene encoding epsin-1 isoform X1, with amino-acid sequence MRKQKDDMQVNVAGLRRNIKNLAHNYSDAQVKVREATSNDPWGPSATIMAEIADLTYNVVAFSEIMQMIWKRLNDHGKNWRHVYKALILLEYLIKTGTEKVAQQCKENIFAIQTLREFVYFEEGKDQGTHVREKAKQLVNLLKDDERLKNERVKALKAKERFALHPSGFGSDGYIDGPSQRDMPPGWQEEPPKNASELEMVRPQTAGEEELQLQLAMAMSREEAEQEEAKRRSDDVRLQLALSQSEQDFKGQNGRPIPAPKKEEQQSHLLDLLDISLGATSISSPPLGAAGGAAVVDPWAAPAGRAASQLSDPWAGNASPQVDPWHPSAAPRTIMSAGVPLGAAAQAPLGTPNDAWGLRTQSPSVASGSSNEGWLQTNGNASANQNGARAAAPAPGDAWLTKSTAGVGLATAPPPQRVATNGSSADPWLSETQPAVAAAAAAPAAPADPWAASQASTAALDDPWKAMHTGAIKKQSPDFDEFDLITNRNKSGEHNNSNASNNNNSSLLDDMDPLSTNYGNGSSVHPSTGATAKKPLKDPHSFLGENSALVNLDNLIKPIAPQTQSGLAPAYNPFADNVMPPKTNLFQQQQPAVPSINQLKQQPPFAVNMNQDPWAPVSGGVGAASQSNNNNSNINVNNNNNNMMYSSFGQNYYSPSIDSIRNMDILSETPQRSYFPSPSAPSGSYNNYSTPGYSSYTQRYSSALSESLAETPGISISPLTYDNYGNSGASTVGHHCKVEQNNNMPWIKPEATATNPFLS; translated from the exons a TGAGGAAACAAAAAGACGATATGCAGGTCAATGTCGCCGGTCTACGAAGAAACATCAAGAATCTCGCGCACAACTATTCGGATGCACAG GTTAAGGTGCGCGAGGCCACGTCCAATGATCCATGGGGGCCATCGGCCACAATAATGGCCGAAATAGCCGATCTAACGTACAATGTGGTTGCCTTTTCGGAGATAATGCAAATGATATGGAAGCGTTTGAACGATCACGGCAAGAACTGGCGTCATGTCTACAAGGCTCTCATTCTGCTGGAGTATTTGATCAAAACTGGCACCGAGAAAGTCGCTCAACAGTGCAAGGAGAACATTTTTGCCATTCAAACGTTGCGTGAGTTTGTCTACTTTGAGGAGGGCAAGGATCAGGGTACGCATGTCCGTGAGAAGGCAAAGCAGTTGGTCAATCTGCTCAAGGACGATGAGCGGCTAAAGAATGAGCGTGTGAAGGCTCTGAAAGCCAAAGAACGATTCGCACTGCATCCGAGCGGATTTGGCAGCGATGGTTATATCGATGGGCCATCACAACGCGATATGCCGCCGGGTTGGCAAGAGGAGCCGCCCAAAAATGCCTCGGAACTGGAAATGGTGCGACCACAAACTGCCGGCGAGGAGGAGCTACAGCTGCAGCTGGCTATGGCCATGTCGCGGGAGGAGGCCGAGCAGGAAGAGGCCAAAAGGCGCAGCGACGATGTGCGTCTTCAGCTAGCACTCAGCCAGAGTGAGCAGGACTTTAA GGGACAAAATGGACGCCCTATTCCGGCGCCCAAAAAAGAGGAGCAACAGAGCCATTTGCTTGATCTGCTGGATATCTCGCTGGGCGCGACTAGCATTTCAAGTCCCCCTCTGGGCGCTGCTGGAGGTGCCGCTGTTGTTGATCCTTGGGCTGCGCCTGCTGGTCGTGCGGCTAGTCAACTCTCAGATCCTTGGGCGGGCAATGCTTCACCACAGGTTGATCCCTGGCATCCCTCTGCAGCACCGCGAACAATCATGAGTGCTGGCGTGCCTTTGGGCGCTGCAGCTCAGGCTCCTTTAGGTACTCCCAACGATGCCTGGGGCCTGCGCACACAGTCACCTTCCGTGGCATCTGGTTCCTCCAATGAGGGCTGGTTGCAAACCAATGGCAATGCCAGCGCCAACCAAAATGGTGCCAGAGCAGCCGCTCCTGCTCCAGGCGATGCCTGGTTGACCAAATCAACAGCAGGCGTTGGTTTGGCAACGGCACCACCTCCACAAAGAGTGGCCACCAATGGCAGTTCAGCGGATCCTTGGCTCTCTGAGACGCAGCCCGCAGttgcagccgcagcagcagcgccagcaGCTCCAGCGGATCCGTGGGCGGCATCACAAGCAAGCACAGCAGCACTAGATGATCCCTGGAAGGCAATGCATACAGGCGCCATTAAG AAACAATCACCCGACTTCGATGAGTTTGATTTGATTACCAATCGCAACAAAAGTGGCGAACACAATAATTCCAATGCctccaataacaacaact CTTCACTGCTCGATGATATGGATCCGCTTTCGACAAATTATGGCAACGGAAGCTCAGTGCATCCATCGACGGGTGCCACGGCCAAGAAACCGCTCAAAGATCCACACTCATTCCTTGGCGAGAACTCGGCTCTGGTTAATTTGGATAATCTAATTAAGCCAATTGCGCCACAGACTCAATCGGGACTTGCACCAGCCTACAATCCATTTGCGGACAATGTGATGCCACCTAAAACGAATCTAttccagcaacagcagccagcC GTGCCGTCCATCAATCAGTTGAAACAACAGCCGCCCTTTGCAGTCAACATGAACCAGGATCCCTGGGCGCCGGTTAGCGGCGGTGTCGGCGCAGCCTCTCAG tccaataacaacaatagcaacatcaatgtgaacaacaacaacaacaacatgatgTATAGTTCCTTTGGGCAGAACTATTACAGTCCAAGCATTGACAGCATACGCAACATGGATATCTTGAGTGAGACGCCACAACGTTCCTATTTCCCGAGTCCCTCGGCGCCCTCTGGGTCCTACAATAACTACAGCACTCCTGGTTATTCAAGTTACACTCAGCGTTATAGCAGTGCTCTTTCCGAATCTCTAGCCGAGACTCCAGGCATCAGCATTTCCCCATTGACCTATGACAACTATGGCAACTCAGGTGCCTCGACAGTTGGACATCATTGCAAGGTGGAA
- the LOC117786472 gene encoding epsin-1 isoform X4 — translation MQVNVAGLRRNIKNLAHNYSDAQVKVREATSNDPWGPSATIMAEIADLTYNVVAFSEIMQMIWKRLNDHGKNWRHVYKALILLEYLIKTGTEKVAQQCKENIFAIQTLREFVYFEEGKDQGTHVREKAKQLVNLLKDDERLKNERVKALKAKERFALHPSGFGSDGYIDGPSQRDMPPGWQEEPPKNASELEMVRPQTAGEEELQLQLAMAMSREEAEQEEAKRRSDDVRLQLALSQSEQDFKGQNGRPIPAPKKEEQQSHLLDLLDISLGATSISSPPLGAAGGAAVVDPWAAPAGRAASQLSDPWAGNASPQVDPWHPSAAPRTIMSAGVPLGAAAQAPLGTPNDAWGLRTQSPSVASGSSNEGWLQTNGNASANQNGARAAAPAPGDAWLTKSTAGVGLATAPPPQRVATNGSSADPWLSETQPAVAAAAAAPAAPADPWAASQASTAALDDPWKAMHTGAIKKQSPDFDEFDLITNRNKSGEHNNSNASNNNNSSLLDDMDPLSTNYGNGSSVHPSTGATAKKPLKDPHSFLGENSALVNLDNLIKPIAPQTQSGLAPAYNPFADNVMPPKTNLFQQQQPAVPSINQLKQQPPFAVNMNQDPWAPVSGGVGAASQPTMEAWTLK, via the exons ATGCAGGTCAATGTCGCCGGTCTACGAAGAAACATCAAGAATCTCGCGCACAACTATTCGGATGCACAG GTTAAGGTGCGCGAGGCCACGTCCAATGATCCATGGGGGCCATCGGCCACAATAATGGCCGAAATAGCCGATCTAACGTACAATGTGGTTGCCTTTTCGGAGATAATGCAAATGATATGGAAGCGTTTGAACGATCACGGCAAGAACTGGCGTCATGTCTACAAGGCTCTCATTCTGCTGGAGTATTTGATCAAAACTGGCACCGAGAAAGTCGCTCAACAGTGCAAGGAGAACATTTTTGCCATTCAAACGTTGCGTGAGTTTGTCTACTTTGAGGAGGGCAAGGATCAGGGTACGCATGTCCGTGAGAAGGCAAAGCAGTTGGTCAATCTGCTCAAGGACGATGAGCGGCTAAAGAATGAGCGTGTGAAGGCTCTGAAAGCCAAAGAACGATTCGCACTGCATCCGAGCGGATTTGGCAGCGATGGTTATATCGATGGGCCATCACAACGCGATATGCCGCCGGGTTGGCAAGAGGAGCCGCCCAAAAATGCCTCGGAACTGGAAATGGTGCGACCACAAACTGCCGGCGAGGAGGAGCTACAGCTGCAGCTGGCTATGGCCATGTCGCGGGAGGAGGCCGAGCAGGAAGAGGCCAAAAGGCGCAGCGACGATGTGCGTCTTCAGCTAGCACTCAGCCAGAGTGAGCAGGACTTTAA GGGACAAAATGGACGCCCTATTCCGGCGCCCAAAAAAGAGGAGCAACAGAGCCATTTGCTTGATCTGCTGGATATCTCGCTGGGCGCGACTAGCATTTCAAGTCCCCCTCTGGGCGCTGCTGGAGGTGCCGCTGTTGTTGATCCTTGGGCTGCGCCTGCTGGTCGTGCGGCTAGTCAACTCTCAGATCCTTGGGCGGGCAATGCTTCACCACAGGTTGATCCCTGGCATCCCTCTGCAGCACCGCGAACAATCATGAGTGCTGGCGTGCCTTTGGGCGCTGCAGCTCAGGCTCCTTTAGGTACTCCCAACGATGCCTGGGGCCTGCGCACACAGTCACCTTCCGTGGCATCTGGTTCCTCCAATGAGGGCTGGTTGCAAACCAATGGCAATGCCAGCGCCAACCAAAATGGTGCCAGAGCAGCCGCTCCTGCTCCAGGCGATGCCTGGTTGACCAAATCAACAGCAGGCGTTGGTTTGGCAACGGCACCACCTCCACAAAGAGTGGCCACCAATGGCAGTTCAGCGGATCCTTGGCTCTCTGAGACGCAGCCCGCAGttgcagccgcagcagcagcgccagcaGCTCCAGCGGATCCGTGGGCGGCATCACAAGCAAGCACAGCAGCACTAGATGATCCCTGGAAGGCAATGCATACAGGCGCCATTAAG AAACAATCACCCGACTTCGATGAGTTTGATTTGATTACCAATCGCAACAAAAGTGGCGAACACAATAATTCCAATGCctccaataacaacaact CTTCACTGCTCGATGATATGGATCCGCTTTCGACAAATTATGGCAACGGAAGCTCAGTGCATCCATCGACGGGTGCCACGGCCAAGAAACCGCTCAAAGATCCACACTCATTCCTTGGCGAGAACTCGGCTCTGGTTAATTTGGATAATCTAATTAAGCCAATTGCGCCACAGACTCAATCGGGACTTGCACCAGCCTACAATCCATTTGCGGACAATGTGATGCCACCTAAAACGAATCTAttccagcaacagcagccagcC GTGCCGTCCATCAATCAGTTGAAACAACAGCCGCCCTTTGCAGTCAACATGAACCAGGATCCCTGGGCGCCGGTTAGCGGCGGTGTCGGCGCAGCCTCTCAG CCAACAATGGAGGCTTGGACgcttaaataa
- the LOC117786472 gene encoding epsin-1 isoform X3, with protein sequence MQVNVAGLRRNIKNLAHNYSDAQVKVREATSNDPWGPSATIMAEIADLTYNVVAFSEIMQMIWKRLNDHGKNWRHVYKALILLEYLIKTGTEKVAQQCKENIFAIQTLREFVYFEEGKDQGTHVREKAKQLVNLLKDDERLKNERVKALKAKERFALHPSGFGSDGYIDGPSQRDMPPGWQEEPPKNASELEMVRPQTAGEEELQLQLAMAMSREEAEQEEAKRRSDDVRLQLALSQSEQDFKGQNGRPIPAPKKEEQQSHLLDLLDISLGATSISSPPLGAAGGAAVVDPWAAPAGRAASQLSDPWAGNASPQVDPWHPSAAPRTIMSAGVPLGAAAQAPLGTPNDAWGLRTQSPSVASGSSNEGWLQTNGNASANQNGARAAAPAPGDAWLTKSTAGVGLATAPPPQRVATNGSSADPWLSETQPAVAAAAAAPAAPADPWAASQASTAALDDPWKAMHTGAIKKQSPDFDEFDLITNRNKSGEHNNSNASNNNNSSLLDDMDPLSTNYGNGSSVHPSTGATAKKPLKDPHSFLGENSALVNLDNLIKPIAPQTQSGLAPAYNPFADNVMPPKTNLFQQQQPAVPSINQLKQQPPFAVNMNQDPWAPVSGGVGAASQQNNNMPWIKPEATATNPFLS encoded by the exons ATGCAGGTCAATGTCGCCGGTCTACGAAGAAACATCAAGAATCTCGCGCACAACTATTCGGATGCACAG GTTAAGGTGCGCGAGGCCACGTCCAATGATCCATGGGGGCCATCGGCCACAATAATGGCCGAAATAGCCGATCTAACGTACAATGTGGTTGCCTTTTCGGAGATAATGCAAATGATATGGAAGCGTTTGAACGATCACGGCAAGAACTGGCGTCATGTCTACAAGGCTCTCATTCTGCTGGAGTATTTGATCAAAACTGGCACCGAGAAAGTCGCTCAACAGTGCAAGGAGAACATTTTTGCCATTCAAACGTTGCGTGAGTTTGTCTACTTTGAGGAGGGCAAGGATCAGGGTACGCATGTCCGTGAGAAGGCAAAGCAGTTGGTCAATCTGCTCAAGGACGATGAGCGGCTAAAGAATGAGCGTGTGAAGGCTCTGAAAGCCAAAGAACGATTCGCACTGCATCCGAGCGGATTTGGCAGCGATGGTTATATCGATGGGCCATCACAACGCGATATGCCGCCGGGTTGGCAAGAGGAGCCGCCCAAAAATGCCTCGGAACTGGAAATGGTGCGACCACAAACTGCCGGCGAGGAGGAGCTACAGCTGCAGCTGGCTATGGCCATGTCGCGGGAGGAGGCCGAGCAGGAAGAGGCCAAAAGGCGCAGCGACGATGTGCGTCTTCAGCTAGCACTCAGCCAGAGTGAGCAGGACTTTAA GGGACAAAATGGACGCCCTATTCCGGCGCCCAAAAAAGAGGAGCAACAGAGCCATTTGCTTGATCTGCTGGATATCTCGCTGGGCGCGACTAGCATTTCAAGTCCCCCTCTGGGCGCTGCTGGAGGTGCCGCTGTTGTTGATCCTTGGGCTGCGCCTGCTGGTCGTGCGGCTAGTCAACTCTCAGATCCTTGGGCGGGCAATGCTTCACCACAGGTTGATCCCTGGCATCCCTCTGCAGCACCGCGAACAATCATGAGTGCTGGCGTGCCTTTGGGCGCTGCAGCTCAGGCTCCTTTAGGTACTCCCAACGATGCCTGGGGCCTGCGCACACAGTCACCTTCCGTGGCATCTGGTTCCTCCAATGAGGGCTGGTTGCAAACCAATGGCAATGCCAGCGCCAACCAAAATGGTGCCAGAGCAGCCGCTCCTGCTCCAGGCGATGCCTGGTTGACCAAATCAACAGCAGGCGTTGGTTTGGCAACGGCACCACCTCCACAAAGAGTGGCCACCAATGGCAGTTCAGCGGATCCTTGGCTCTCTGAGACGCAGCCCGCAGttgcagccgcagcagcagcgccagcaGCTCCAGCGGATCCGTGGGCGGCATCACAAGCAAGCACAGCAGCACTAGATGATCCCTGGAAGGCAATGCATACAGGCGCCATTAAG AAACAATCACCCGACTTCGATGAGTTTGATTTGATTACCAATCGCAACAAAAGTGGCGAACACAATAATTCCAATGCctccaataacaacaact CTTCACTGCTCGATGATATGGATCCGCTTTCGACAAATTATGGCAACGGAAGCTCAGTGCATCCATCGACGGGTGCCACGGCCAAGAAACCGCTCAAAGATCCACACTCATTCCTTGGCGAGAACTCGGCTCTGGTTAATTTGGATAATCTAATTAAGCCAATTGCGCCACAGACTCAATCGGGACTTGCACCAGCCTACAATCCATTTGCGGACAATGTGATGCCACCTAAAACGAATCTAttccagcaacagcagccagcC GTGCCGTCCATCAATCAGTTGAAACAACAGCCGCCCTTTGCAGTCAACATGAACCAGGATCCCTGGGCGCCGGTTAGCGGCGGTGTCGGCGCAGCCTCTCAG
- the LOC117786472 gene encoding epsin-1 isoform X2 → MQVNVAGLRRNIKNLAHNYSDAQVKVREATSNDPWGPSATIMAEIADLTYNVVAFSEIMQMIWKRLNDHGKNWRHVYKALILLEYLIKTGTEKVAQQCKENIFAIQTLREFVYFEEGKDQGTHVREKAKQLVNLLKDDERLKNERVKALKAKERFALHPSGFGSDGYIDGPSQRDMPPGWQEEPPKNASELEMVRPQTAGEEELQLQLAMAMSREEAEQEEAKRRSDDVRLQLALSQSEQDFKGQNGRPIPAPKKEEQQSHLLDLLDISLGATSISSPPLGAAGGAAVVDPWAAPAGRAASQLSDPWAGNASPQVDPWHPSAAPRTIMSAGVPLGAAAQAPLGTPNDAWGLRTQSPSVASGSSNEGWLQTNGNASANQNGARAAAPAPGDAWLTKSTAGVGLATAPPPQRVATNGSSADPWLSETQPAVAAAAAAPAAPADPWAASQASTAALDDPWKAMHTGAIKKQSPDFDEFDLITNRNKSGEHNNSNASNNNNSSLLDDMDPLSTNYGNGSSVHPSTGATAKKPLKDPHSFLGENSALVNLDNLIKPIAPQTQSGLAPAYNPFADNVMPPKTNLFQQQQPAVPSINQLKQQPPFAVNMNQDPWAPVSGGVGAASQSNNNNSNINVNNNNNNMMYSSFGQNYYSPSIDSIRNMDILSETPQRSYFPSPSAPSGSYNNYSTPGYSSYTQRYSSALSESLAETPGISISPLTYDNYGNSGASTVGHHCKVEQNNNMPWIKPEATATNPFLS, encoded by the exons ATGCAGGTCAATGTCGCCGGTCTACGAAGAAACATCAAGAATCTCGCGCACAACTATTCGGATGCACAG GTTAAGGTGCGCGAGGCCACGTCCAATGATCCATGGGGGCCATCGGCCACAATAATGGCCGAAATAGCCGATCTAACGTACAATGTGGTTGCCTTTTCGGAGATAATGCAAATGATATGGAAGCGTTTGAACGATCACGGCAAGAACTGGCGTCATGTCTACAAGGCTCTCATTCTGCTGGAGTATTTGATCAAAACTGGCACCGAGAAAGTCGCTCAACAGTGCAAGGAGAACATTTTTGCCATTCAAACGTTGCGTGAGTTTGTCTACTTTGAGGAGGGCAAGGATCAGGGTACGCATGTCCGTGAGAAGGCAAAGCAGTTGGTCAATCTGCTCAAGGACGATGAGCGGCTAAAGAATGAGCGTGTGAAGGCTCTGAAAGCCAAAGAACGATTCGCACTGCATCCGAGCGGATTTGGCAGCGATGGTTATATCGATGGGCCATCACAACGCGATATGCCGCCGGGTTGGCAAGAGGAGCCGCCCAAAAATGCCTCGGAACTGGAAATGGTGCGACCACAAACTGCCGGCGAGGAGGAGCTACAGCTGCAGCTGGCTATGGCCATGTCGCGGGAGGAGGCCGAGCAGGAAGAGGCCAAAAGGCGCAGCGACGATGTGCGTCTTCAGCTAGCACTCAGCCAGAGTGAGCAGGACTTTAA GGGACAAAATGGACGCCCTATTCCGGCGCCCAAAAAAGAGGAGCAACAGAGCCATTTGCTTGATCTGCTGGATATCTCGCTGGGCGCGACTAGCATTTCAAGTCCCCCTCTGGGCGCTGCTGGAGGTGCCGCTGTTGTTGATCCTTGGGCTGCGCCTGCTGGTCGTGCGGCTAGTCAACTCTCAGATCCTTGGGCGGGCAATGCTTCACCACAGGTTGATCCCTGGCATCCCTCTGCAGCACCGCGAACAATCATGAGTGCTGGCGTGCCTTTGGGCGCTGCAGCTCAGGCTCCTTTAGGTACTCCCAACGATGCCTGGGGCCTGCGCACACAGTCACCTTCCGTGGCATCTGGTTCCTCCAATGAGGGCTGGTTGCAAACCAATGGCAATGCCAGCGCCAACCAAAATGGTGCCAGAGCAGCCGCTCCTGCTCCAGGCGATGCCTGGTTGACCAAATCAACAGCAGGCGTTGGTTTGGCAACGGCACCACCTCCACAAAGAGTGGCCACCAATGGCAGTTCAGCGGATCCTTGGCTCTCTGAGACGCAGCCCGCAGttgcagccgcagcagcagcgccagcaGCTCCAGCGGATCCGTGGGCGGCATCACAAGCAAGCACAGCAGCACTAGATGATCCCTGGAAGGCAATGCATACAGGCGCCATTAAG AAACAATCACCCGACTTCGATGAGTTTGATTTGATTACCAATCGCAACAAAAGTGGCGAACACAATAATTCCAATGCctccaataacaacaact CTTCACTGCTCGATGATATGGATCCGCTTTCGACAAATTATGGCAACGGAAGCTCAGTGCATCCATCGACGGGTGCCACGGCCAAGAAACCGCTCAAAGATCCACACTCATTCCTTGGCGAGAACTCGGCTCTGGTTAATTTGGATAATCTAATTAAGCCAATTGCGCCACAGACTCAATCGGGACTTGCACCAGCCTACAATCCATTTGCGGACAATGTGATGCCACCTAAAACGAATCTAttccagcaacagcagccagcC GTGCCGTCCATCAATCAGTTGAAACAACAGCCGCCCTTTGCAGTCAACATGAACCAGGATCCCTGGGCGCCGGTTAGCGGCGGTGTCGGCGCAGCCTCTCAG tccaataacaacaatagcaacatcaatgtgaacaacaacaacaacaacatgatgTATAGTTCCTTTGGGCAGAACTATTACAGTCCAAGCATTGACAGCATACGCAACATGGATATCTTGAGTGAGACGCCACAACGTTCCTATTTCCCGAGTCCCTCGGCGCCCTCTGGGTCCTACAATAACTACAGCACTCCTGGTTATTCAAGTTACACTCAGCGTTATAGCAGTGCTCTTTCCGAATCTCTAGCCGAGACTCCAGGCATCAGCATTTCCCCATTGACCTATGACAACTATGGCAACTCAGGTGCCTCGACAGTTGGACATCATTGCAAGGTGGAA